A stretch of the Methermicoccus shengliensis DSM 18856 genome encodes the following:
- a CDS encoding cobalamin B12-binding domain-containing protein → MQGSKEEALKAVQDALIKIDETGVLKACDEALNSGVSPLEIIEQGLGAAMVTIGELFDKGRLYLPQVMVAADIMKKAVGKLEDKIPQDQKPEKLGTVVIGTVEGDVHDIGKGIVATMLKVNGFEVYDVGRDTPIKNFVEKAKEVNADIVGASALMTTTMVGQKEVVEQLKEAGLKCKTMIGGAAPTQRWAEKIGADVYAENATEAVEKAKQLVAK, encoded by the coding sequence ATGCAAGGTTCCAAGGAAGAAGCGCTGAAAGCCGTTCAGGACGCACTAATCAAAATCGACGAGACGGGCGTCCTGAAGGCATGTGACGAAGCTTTGAATAGCGGCGTTAGCCCTCTCGAAATAATTGAACAAGGGCTTGGTGCTGCCATGGTCACTATTGGAGAGCTCTTCGACAAGGGACGGCTATACCTGCCACAGGTGATGGTGGCAGCAGATATAATGAAGAAGGCTGTTGGGAAGCTCGAGGACAAGATTCCACAGGACCAAAAGCCTGAGAAGCTGGGCACAGTGGTGATCGGCACCGTGGAGGGCGACGTCCACGACATAGGCAAGGGCATCGTTGCCACAATGCTGAAGGTGAACGGGTTCGAGGTCTACGACGTGGGTAGAGATACGCCCATCAAGAACTTTGTGGAGAAGGCAAAGGAGGTCAACGCAGACATAGTCGGTGCCTCTGCACTCATGACGACCACCATGGTCGGCCAGAAAGAGGTTGTAGAGCAATTGAAAGAAGCGGGCTTGAAATGCAAAACCATGATTGGCGGTGCGGCCCCCACTCAGAGGTGGGCCGAGAAGATAGGCGCAGACGTCTACGCTGAGAACGCCACCGAGGCTGTTGAGAAGGCCAAGCAACTCGTAGCAAAGTGA
- a CDS encoding arsenic resistance protein: MDRKYKRDIRSDMRPPEFGKFERWLTVYVALCILIGLFIGYLNPGAVKATLESMPMVLEMPAPMVVYIWLMLMPLMLRVDVAYPRQGFISSAFRPVHSKLHKFGALLLATWVLKPLAVSYVAYVMLNLFGSFPLSHVPYYIAGLVLLGCAPASPLLFSLVELTRASASLARHAFSLNMLLMVVLYPLVAYLLLSRFATSPSLTELYSSSVMLVLIPFLLAVGLRRVLIEQKGRAWYKNVFFPKVDALGIAAYFALIIVVFSINSELVLSVPGVVSVLAVPIVLGIIVSFILSLGLSMFMRLGREDGMVAVLSGTVSSYELGAAMGIATIGISSPALLALSLYPLLEMPFLMLCVVLALKMAPPLGGLETLATYRGGRGGR, translated from the coding sequence ATGGATAGAAAGTACAAGAGGGATATAAGAAGTGATATGAGGCCTCCCGAGTTCGGAAAGTTCGAGCGTTGGCTCACAGTGTATGTTGCCCTCTGTATCCTCATAGGGTTGTTTATAGGCTATCTTAACCCAGGGGCTGTGAAAGCAACACTTGAGAGCATGCCAATGGTGCTCGAGATGCCGGCCCCCATGGTGGTGTACATCTGGCTGATGCTTATGCCTTTGATGCTGAGGGTAGATGTGGCATACCCCCGCCAGGGATTCATCAGTTCGGCATTTCGACCGGTACATAGCAAGTTGCACAAGTTTGGTGCACTTCTCCTTGCTACATGGGTGCTAAAGCCACTTGCAGTTTCTTACGTTGCCTATGTCATGCTAAATCTTTTCGGCTCCTTTCCACTCTCCCATGTCCCCTATTATATAGCTGGGCTGGTGCTGCTCGGGTGTGCCCCTGCCTCACCCCTACTCTTCAGCCTAGTTGAACTGACACGTGCGAGCGCCTCGCTTGCGAGGCACGCGTTCTCACTGAACATGCTGCTCATGGTTGTTCTTTACCCTCTTGTGGCTTACCTTCTGCTCTCAAGGTTTGCGACCTCTCCCTCTCTGACCGAGCTGTATTCCTCCTCGGTGATGCTCGTACTCATCCCATTCCTGCTTGCCGTAGGGTTGAGACGGGTGCTGATAGAGCAGAAGGGACGTGCATGGTATAAGAACGTCTTCTTCCCAAAGGTGGATGCCCTTGGTATAGCTGCCTACTTCGCCCTCATCATCGTGGTGTTCTCCATCAACAGTGAGCTCGTACTCTCTGTGCCAGGAGTTGTCTCCGTGCTTGCTGTGCCAATAGTTCTCGGCATCATCGTGTCCTTCATCCTCTCGCTTGGGCTCTCGATGTTCATGCGGCTCGGAAGGGAAGACGGTATGGTGGCAGTGCTCTCTGGGACGGTATCCTCTTATGAACTCGGGGCGGCGATGGGAATAGCGACTATCGGGATATCATCACCAGCTCTGCTCGCCCTCTCGCTTTACCCCCTGCTTGAGATGCCCTTCCTGATGCTCTGCGTCGTCCTCGCCCTGAAGATGGCTCCCCCCCTCGGGGGCTTGGAGACGCTCGCTACGTATAGAGGTGGGAGGGGTGGCCGTTGA
- a CDS encoding cobalamin B12-binding domain-containing protein: MASKEEILQKAKNAIESFNKDEAVAAAKEALDANIDPVEVITVLTEGMREVGDKFDKGEYFLPHVMAASEAMKAAVAVVEPALKAGAKAGDKLGTVVIGTVEGDIHSIGKDIVATMLGIAGFEVHDLGRDVPVTEFAAKAKEVNADIVGSSALMTTTMLNQERVEEELKKAGIRDKVKTMVGGAPITQEWADKVGADAYAESATEAVVVAKKLMASLKEVKGA; the protein is encoded by the coding sequence ATGGCAAGCAAGGAAGAAATTCTGCAGAAGGCCAAGAACGCCATTGAAAGCTTCAACAAGGATGAGGCAGTGGCGGCAGCAAAGGAAGCGCTCGATGCGAACATAGACCCAGTGGAGGTCATTACAGTATTGACGGAGGGCATGCGTGAGGTTGGTGACAAGTTCGACAAGGGCGAGTACTTCCTTCCTCACGTTATGGCTGCCTCTGAAGCCATGAAGGCTGCTGTTGCTGTCGTGGAGCCCGCTCTGAAGGCAGGAGCCAAAGCAGGAGATAAGCTGGGCACAGTGGTGATCGGCACGGTGGAGGGAGACATCCACTCCATTGGGAAGGACATCGTGGCAACGATGTTGGGCATCGCTGGCTTCGAGGTTCATGACCTCGGAAGGGATGTGCCAGTGACCGAGTTCGCAGCCAAGGCCAAGGAGGTGAACGCCGACATAGTGGGTTCATCTGCCTTGATGACCACGACCATGCTCAACCAGGAGAGAGTTGAAGAGGAACTCAAGAAGGCTGGCATCAGGGACAAGGTCAAGACGATGGTAGGGGGCGCTCCCATCACCCAGGAGTGGGCTGATAAGGTGGGCGCAGACGCCTACGCCGAGAGCGCCACCGAGGCTGTCGTTGTGGCCAAGAAGCTTATGGCATCCCTTAAAGAGGTAAAGGGGGCTTAA
- a CDS encoding monomethylamine:corrinoid methyltransferase, with product MDIEEILRRIEEGERRSEQEHDIMVFTESERLAKEHGIAWNGKDVVPEEEMADSLFSAAMEFLVSVGVHYVDENRVISITDEDVEEALRVRHNVKIGRGKEVVELKKREPCDGERPLYVGGPIGGAVSEDIFIDLHESIAKEDVCGIYTGSLETYNGVQYSAKNPMTLLSVWREVEWAREACIRAGKPGLALFGPSTSSQVEHFLSVANSVGLGPGDVSEVYMPNELKVNRDVILKIIHHRKLGSHTITGQCPILGVYAASPEGLAIVEAAEALGAYVVVSPTIHSTGPVHMDYHASSLPEVLWASNLACLALSKNSDLPTARIYWNLAGMGTTMNLLETSVQVLGDIYCGREMIIGPVGRGANRPDMSSGMDAQFVNRVLDIFCGMPSDVIAEVMERTVSQYREEVKNAPEGVPFGKCYGEGLRPKKVYLEMVEAVLSGFV from the coding sequence ATGGACATAGAGGAAATTTTGAGGAGAATAGAGGAAGGAGAACGTAGAAGTGAACAAGAACACGACATCATGGTATTCACCGAGAGTGAGAGACTCGCTAAGGAGCATGGAATAGCATGGAATGGGAAGGACGTGGTGCCGGAAGAGGAGATGGCCGACTCGCTTTTTAGCGCCGCCATGGAGTTCTTGGTCTCGGTAGGTGTCCACTATGTGGATGAAAACAGGGTCATATCTATAACAGATGAGGATGTGGAAGAGGCCCTGCGAGTAAGGCATAACGTGAAAATAGGGCGGGGAAAGGAAGTGGTGGAGCTAAAGAAAAGAGAACCATGTGATGGAGAGCGGCCTCTGTATGTTGGAGGGCCCATAGGTGGGGCCGTTTCGGAGGATATATTTATAGACCTCCATGAGAGCATTGCCAAGGAGGATGTATGCGGTATTTACACTGGGTCCCTTGAAACATATAATGGTGTTCAGTACTCTGCCAAAAACCCCATGACCCTACTCTCAGTATGGAGGGAGGTGGAATGGGCAAGGGAAGCATGCATAAGGGCGGGAAAACCAGGCCTTGCTCTTTTCGGTCCGTCTACATCTTCACAGGTAGAGCATTTCCTGTCTGTTGCAAATTCCGTAGGTCTTGGTCCTGGTGATGTTAGCGAAGTGTACATGCCGAATGAGCTCAAGGTGAATAGGGATGTTATCCTCAAGATAATCCATCACAGAAAACTTGGGAGTCATACGATAACGGGACAGTGTCCCATCCTTGGTGTTTATGCTGCCAGCCCAGAGGGACTTGCTATTGTGGAAGCGGCAGAGGCGCTGGGAGCGTATGTTGTCGTGTCTCCAACTATTCACAGCACAGGCCCGGTACATATGGATTATCATGCCTCCTCCCTTCCCGAGGTGCTCTGGGCTTCAAACCTGGCATGTCTCGCCCTATCTAAAAATTCAGATCTCCCTACGGCTCGCATTTACTGGAACCTCGCTGGTATGGGGACCACGATGAATCTTTTGGAGACCTCTGTCCAAGTGTTGGGAGACATCTATTGTGGTAGGGAGATGATCATAGGGCCAGTGGGCAGGGGCGCCAACAGACCTGATATGTCATCGGGCATGGACGCTCAATTTGTAAACAGAGTTCTTGACATCTTCTGTGGTATGCCCTCCGATGTCATTGCCGAGGTTATGGAAAGAACGGTATCTCAATACCGAGAAGAAGTGAAAAACGCCCCAGAGGGTGTTCCGTTTGGGAAATGTTATGGCGAGGGGCTAAGACCGAAAAAAGTATATTTGGAGATGGTGGAAGCCGTATTATCCGGGTTCGTTTGA
- a CDS encoding APC family permease codes for MPENESLELKRVITWKEGLFIATAVPVLVLPSIGFFASVVAGFSIVIWIANVLEGFFQCTGYAELATTYPYAPGIPGACQEIWKSRSNFIAALGAWGYWFAWNPVLPINALLAGWYMQSIWFPGQPDMAVWLTLGFGALMYAFLLTTCYFGLMAGAYTQLAIMVLSLVPLLGISALAYIMGLVHWDNIANWWLPEGWDWFSWDAWFTVLGLMALAEWSSCAWECAATYSAEYTNPTRDVPRALVAAGGLCLFTYPFVQAACVGTLGPDIVLEENIVNPLTPLALGTLGDIGGPIAIMTMLSAMVLISNTALLGSSRAMYSLARNYHLPIQLAKLNKHGIPFRAAIVTAIFDYILILVGVKYGGGLPVWILSASVVGYLFINGLTNLGFYLSRKDIPYHSPQRKWKAPKFWVYIALFWGIVNLTAYQIGNVWAMGTWTAAAMGYIVMLALVPLYLWGQKQMRDAGLTHVDLKPIEL; via the coding sequence ATGCCAGAAAATGAGTCTCTTGAGTTAAAGAGAGTAATCACGTGGAAAGAAGGGTTGTTTATTGCAACAGCAGTCCCTGTGCTGGTTCTCCCGTCAATTGGCTTCTTTGCGAGCGTTGTTGCTGGCTTCTCTATTGTTATATGGATTGCGAACGTGCTGGAGGGCTTTTTCCAGTGCACCGGCTATGCTGAACTTGCTACTACTTATCCATATGCTCCAGGCATCCCTGGAGCATGCCAAGAAATATGGAAGTCGAGGAGCAACTTCATTGCGGCGCTGGGTGCCTGGGGCTATTGGTTCGCATGGAACCCCGTGCTGCCCATCAATGCATTGCTTGCAGGCTGGTACATGCAGTCCATATGGTTCCCTGGCCAGCCAGACATGGCTGTGTGGCTCACTCTTGGATTTGGTGCACTCATGTACGCATTCTTGCTCACTACATGCTATTTTGGGCTAATGGCGGGTGCATACACACAGCTTGCCATCATGGTTCTGTCACTGGTTCCACTGCTCGGCATCAGCGCGCTGGCGTACATAATGGGGCTGGTTCACTGGGACAACATCGCAAACTGGTGGCTGCCTGAGGGCTGGGACTGGTTCTCCTGGGATGCGTGGTTCACTGTCCTGGGGCTGATGGCACTGGCGGAGTGGAGTTCATGTGCTTGGGAGTGTGCCGCCACCTACTCGGCTGAGTATACCAACCCCACGCGTGATGTGCCAAGGGCGCTGGTTGCAGCCGGCGGTCTGTGCCTCTTCACCTACCCATTCGTCCAGGCTGCCTGTGTGGGCACTTTGGGCCCCGACATCGTGCTCGAGGAGAACATCGTAAATCCACTCACCCCACTCGCTCTTGGCACACTGGGCGACATCGGAGGTCCAATTGCCATCATGACGATGCTATCAGCGATGGTACTGATATCCAACACCGCACTGCTTGGCTCCTCCCGTGCGATGTACTCACTCGCAAGAAACTACCATCTTCCAATCCAGCTCGCCAAGCTCAACAAGCACGGCATTCCCTTCAGGGCAGCTATCGTGACAGCAATATTCGACTACATCCTCATCTTGGTGGGCGTGAAGTATGGTGGTGGTCTCCCCGTCTGGATACTCTCCGCATCCGTCGTGGGCTATCTGTTCATCAACGGTCTCACCAACCTCGGGTTCTATCTCTCGAGGAAGGACATCCCGTACCACAGTCCGCAGAGGAAGTGGAAAGCCCCCAAATTCTGGGTGTACATCGCCCTGTTCTGGGGTATTGTGAACCTGACAGCATATCAGATAGGCAACGTCTGGGCAATGGGCACGTGGACAGCTGCAGCGATGGGCTACATAGTGATGCTGGCGCTCGTGCCTCTCTACTTGTGGGGCCAGAAACAAATGAGGGATGCTGGGCTGACACACGTTGACTTGAAACCAATAGAGCTCTGA